The sequence caatatttaacaattccaGAATACGAGCCTTATTCGAAGGTGgaatgtttgaaaattctttACTTTTAGGTGATGGTGGTTATTCTGTTCGTCCATATTTTATGACTCCTTTACAAAATCCACGCACTCGGGCAGAACAGTTATATAATGAATCGCATATACGAACACGCAATACTATTGAGCGTGTATTCAGAATATGGAAGAGGAGATTTCCTATTTTAGCACTTGGATCTCGATTTCAAAAGTGGATAAAGTATTACCTATTATCGTTGCAACTGCTGTGTTGCATAATATTGCTCGACGTGCTGGAGATCCATTACCAGCAGATGATCCTACATTACAATTGCCTGCTCCATGGgaagatattttacaaaatggaaatataCCTTGTCGAAATGATAGgctcgataataataacatgcGGCATGTATTAATCAACGATTATTTCCAAAGGTAAGAGAAAGATCATCGTAAGTtacgtatttataaatagtatatttgtATGGTATaactattcaatattttattattaaatgcgacaaaatatatcaaattataataataataaataaataatattgacaatACAAATGcttcgtaaaaataatatatgccatttatcattattattaatatattctttaaaaaattgaaataaagttgattttaaattttattctatgtaactttttaagactataaaaatgataaattatcagtttttaaattattactttattattaatttacctaaaaaataatttaaaaatttattattattttaacatattgaattttttcagtttattatAGAGTAATCAGTTTTGgtgttaaaaacaaatatagccTTTACACAAATTTGACGAGAATaggtcatttttataaaaacggaTCATGACTTTATTAAATGTCACAAAACATCCACTGACATTAGATATAAGAAATGTTACATTTTGAATGatccaattataaaatatataggctATTGCAAAAAGTATCTTAACAAAGTTGAATTATCTGGATAtcatgagaaaaaataaacaaaaattttatcaaatataaaacttttatttatgtatatataacaatatgtatgtataataacaaaataaatacttatttctacatattgtgtatattagtttcttttaatacttcaaaatttaacaatttagttTTGTTTTGGTATGTAATGTAAGATAATTTGGTACAAAATACTTAGTATAGATACTTCATCTAAAGTAAAGTAACAAGACTATTTTAATGaatgcatattataaatatcaaaattttttaacgtatgTTAAATGATCTAAATAAGatctaaattagaattaatagaaTCTATATAACTACCATATCtaattaacagaaaataaattatttcattatatattttgcttactGATAcctatcaataaaaattaataaagaatcttCTTTGgtacttgaaaataaaaatttatagtttctttgaaataaactttaaaataaaaatttacagtttCTTTGGTAttcagtataaaataaaataataatttcaataaatataaaaacttttaacttttaagAACATGCTCAATATGATTCAAATTGAAACTGTAGAcataaggaaaaaagaaacaaatttatttttcataaaatttcaattgttttttaagtatttcaacataaagtttttctttttctaattgtttttggtaaattgatatttgtattggcgatattttacaaaaattttctttcattaattcCACTAACTCTAATTTAGATTGTGCAAGATCATAAAACTGTTCATTTTGTTTGGAAGAAGTTACTTCAAGCTGTTTTGATTTCTTACGTTTCAAATTTGGTTGTGATGAATTATTTGTTGGAGGATCACAGTTTTTCTTACTAGAAGATTGTGTACAGAATGTTTCGATATCTTCAAATGACAATGAGTTGTCAGTTCCATCGTTATTTTCATTGTTGtttgaaaattgcaattctTTGCTTTTTTCAGAACTCAGCTTAGCTGGTGTCCATTCAGCCCAAGTTactgcatttaaattttcttcttctagcatctaaaataaatacaagtattttaaaacaagagttttttaatttcaaatatatatgaaataaatatttgaaatatatgtatacttcaACTTGATAACAGTCTTCATTTTCCAATTCTTTGCTGTACTGTAGATCATCTGTGTTTACGATAcatcacatattattaaatctttatattcttttatttcaattacaaaGTTTTAAATCTATTGACTTTAGAAATgttctaagaaaaatataaaattattttatagcatacCTGGCATATAATCGCTGTCAAATCTATTTTGTAAACCTTCAACCGATggctgaataatatttttgaccaTTTCAGCAATAGGGTCATCTCCAATGATATTCATTTTTCCACCACCTGTGTacgatttattgaatttatgtgACACGTGTATACaacaatttacattaatatttttaaaatctaaataaaataaataaaattaatatttaataagatatattacctGTTTTGAAAAGTTCACTACGAATTTCAGCATAAtgtttacaagtttttttttcaagttgtcCCAACAATTTTTTAGACAACCCATATCTCGATGTCCTGAGATACAACCACTGTTAAATTTCTTTGTGATGTTTATCCAAcatttctctttgtcttttaCACTTACGTTATcagtctttttattttcaatgatatttttttcttgctctaCTAATTcgattagttttattttttctacatttgaaaaattgggtaatctttttttattagattgcaCTTTCGACATTTTACTGTATTTCTCTGATGGAAGGCGGGAAGATGAAAACAAGCACACTGTGATCTCATGCACATAACTTGTACATGAGATTACAATGTGCTTGTTTCATCTTCCCgcctttcattaattattaaccaaTCACATTCCGTGTTTGagaagaaagtaaaatttttaagacttTCTTCATACAGAGTATAAGTTTATGTAACCTACAGTTAAAAACACATTGTAGAACGCAATACTAGTTTAACTGTGGTGTTAAACTTAACGACCGTTTATTTAAACTCAGTTTAAACTCGAATTTGTGGAACCGGGCCTTATACTTCAAATTACTCCGTtacttttacatatacaaaaaaaatggtaaaggaaaaactatatcttataatttaaggTGACTGGAACTTTATTGGGATGTTATTGATGAGTGCTGTGAAGGATATGACCTAAAATAACGCgcagtaatttttttccagtCTAAATTCCGTAAGACcatcaatatttaatgatatctcGTTAATGCTTTTAGGaccaatttcaccaccttcggttaagttaatcgacggttaaaatcaacagggtggcaacagaaaatagaggtgaatgaaaaccaagaattcttatcatttcagttgccaTTCTGCCATCGGTTAATttaaccgaaggtggtgaaattggctTTTATTcaagcaataaaaatagaataaatattattatgaggAAATTCCGATTGCGCATAATGCGAAATGGACACACCATTCATATTGACCAGTTCCTAAAATAATTAGCATGGTTGACCAATCAAAGAGTCCTATTTTTTGGGAGGTTCCGTTTGTCTACATTCCCGTTTGCCTACAGCTTCGTTTGCCTACAATGTTTTGCCGACATCTTCAATTGCCGACATTCCCGATTGTCTACAGAGCGATTGCCTACAAGCATTattgtaaacatataaaaattaaaaatacaaacgtaCGTACGTTGTTTGTACACAtatcattattgtgcacatacacattgtacacatgacattattgtgcacataatataagaaattcatattaacgttttgtacacatgacgttattgcgcacatacacattgtacacattcgTATAATGTTGGCCGacgactaacactttttttaaataattatgtgtgaaatcaattgtattacAATGTAAAGCAAGGTCTACCCAGCCTACCGGCGGGGCGGGTGCTGGAGGGGGGCCGAAGCCCCCCCCTTGCAAtcccgtgtgtgtgtggtgtgtgtgctACGCATGCGCGCGCACGCGTGTTTCCTGTCTatagcggggagcacacacttttgcataaacgcataaccataaacataaaaaaattgattggtccacaaatgtatgcataagaaaatgaaccaatcaatttccttatgtttattgttatgcgcttatgcaaaagtgtgtgctccccgcttatgcatgtactttggtatatttcaaacgttaaataattaattaaaaattagttataaactaacaaacaaaaataaatgcactaaatcatctacaaacgaaatacaatcaatttcacatctatttttgtaattttatagtacatgTTGGCTAGTTTCATggtctacaattaaataattaattaaaaattatttatgaactaacaaacaaaaattatctataaactaacaaacaaaaattatttatgaactaacaaacaaaaataaatgcactacaataatctacaaacaaaatacaattgatttcacacataattatttaaaaaaagtgttagttGTCGGCTAATATCATACGAGTGTgtataatgtgtatgtgcgcaataatgtcatgtgtacaaaacgttaatatgaattttttatattatgtgcacaataatgtcatgtgtacaatgtgtatgtgcacaataatatcatgtgtacaatgtgtatgtgcacaataatgacatatatgtttacaaacgtacattcgtatttttaatttttatatgtgtacaataatgcTTATAGGCAATCGCTTTATAAGCAATCGGGAATGTCGGCAAACAAAACCTCCCCCTATTTTAATTGGCTAATAGGCAATGTGTCCAATAAAGCGCCATTTCATTGTGAGGATTGCTCTCCTTCGTATGTTTCCACGCTGCCTCTGACCGGCAGGAATCGATCTAACCTACTATTTATCTATACTTCAACTCTTGTTGTATGTTGGATAATTGGAATAGTTGGATCACAGTATAGGTAAATACAGTAAGGTCACTCTGTGTCTGCTCCTTTGTTCTCTCAATGCTAAACGATCGCTATATTGCTAATTGTGCGCTTTTTGAATGATGATAGATACTAGTTAAGATAGAAATCTATGTATGTCTAATTGTGAGACTTATAAAAGATgtcatgagaaaaattaatttaacatttaatgttgcttttaataatactattttatacattaatgaatctatactattaataaaaatagtaaatataatatgattatacacaacaaaaatataaatttaagcgaCAATAAgcgaacaaaaaattatacaataaaatatttaatattaaataatactttataaaatataaataaaataaaactttatatgtaattaaagtatcacataTCACATGTAGTCTTTTCATTACTGTGACGCTACGTGGTCGCCATATTGTTAGTTGTGCAACTCGATCATGTGCAAAGGACAATCATTAGCATAATTTTCAGCAGAGTGACCTTACTGTTCTTACCTATATTGTGATATACCGGCTCTACGAGCCGGGTAGCTTTTATACTCTCTTGGGTAGATAGAATGACAATTTGAACGTCTCACTTGAGAATCCGGCGGGAGCATTTGGAAGGAATCTGAACGTTTTCTGGATATCTGGGTGCATCCGAGTGGAGAATCGGAAAACACTCAAACAGTTAGCACCCAAAAACCTCtgaaatcacgattattttatatgtttttacaaatatcagcaaaaatatgcgttttattttaataaaaagtaccgaaacaaaagttgtagagaattaaattatctcttaaatgagatcaaaatgattgtagtGCGTTCCATAAgtttcgagaaataaaataaaaagatgaaacttaataaatttcttggaaaaaaatcaataaaaataaaaaacaaaaatctttttctttcataaaaataaagtaatttttttttaagttaaaatagcactgtagaatattttttaaatgaagattatctttaaaaagttatgtcgacagcaaaaaaaaatatttttttgtacatttaaaactggttatctcaaaacctatggaacgtattacaataattttaatctcatttaaatgataatttaatttcctacAACATTTGTTTTGctactttttgtttaaaaacccacattttccatgatatttggaaaaatttgtaaaataatcacgATTTCAAAGGTTTTTGAACGATAAtttcttaagaaaatttttcgacccatgtttgtaggaaattttttgttcagaattaaatttcctataaaatctcaaagtctggctgaAATGTTCGGGattaccctgtatatatatatatatgtatatatatatatatatatatatatatatatatatatatatatgcgctgCATTCCAAAACGTACTCTCCGAGGAATATTTTACTCGATGGCCGTTTTGAAGCTTTTTTAAGCGTTTCTGATTGGTTTCAAGCCGGCCAtcgagtaaaatatttctcgcagAGGAAATTTTTCACTGATTTGGAATCTAGTCATGATATATGATGTTGACTAATGACGTCATTGCATTGATTTTCAATATGTGATTGTCAATAAAAGACTTGAattcatagtaaaatataatgattaattgttACGAGTTTGATTAACCCATTTATTCGAAAACGCCATTATATGATCGACGTCGTGGAGCTCTATAAAGTTAGCGGGTCAAAattcctttttataatttttttttacgaatcatTTGTTGGTCGTTTGTTGATGATTGTTGGCCTAATTGCAACGTTTgttggttaatattttttttttaaatacaaaaataaaattttctgtgaAGTTATCcggaaagatttttttttttttcaattttagttCAATCGATGCGCAATCGTTTGTTGGTcacggaaaaattaattaaaacgtttattgatttatatttgctttgaaaaacaaaaataacttCTACAATAATGGTGGCGAAAGAAGGATTGTTAAAACTTAAGATTAAGACCTCACCGATTTCAATgatcttgatatatgttgtcaaggacataaTTCTGAAtactttttcttctaatttaatcgtcgcttgttgcttattaaaaagttattaacaaaaaactttgaaatataccaaagtacataCATGAACAGGAAGCACGTGCGCgcgcatacacatacatacgtgaGGGGGATGAAAGGAGAGCCTTCGGTCATCCTCTCGTACTCTCCCCGCCGGTAGACAGGGTGGACCTTGCTTTAtaatgtagcatgtactttgtaagttgtaaagcgtgGTCCACTCTGCCTACTGGCGAGATGGGTGCTGGAGGAGGGCCGAAGGCCCCCTTGCACCTCCCTCCCCtcgtgagtgtgtgtgtgtgcgcacgCGCGTGCTTTCTGTCCTTGAATGaactttggtatatttcaaactttttttgttaataactttttaataagcaacgggcgacgattaaattagaataaaaggTTACTCAGAAttatgtccttgacaacatatatcaaggtcATTGAAATCGATGAGGTCGCCCTTAATCTTAACTTTTACCCAACCTCTCCCGCCACCCTTATTgcgttagtttttttttcgtttttcaagGTAAATGTGAACCAACAAAccttttaattagtttttccgTGACCAACAAACGATTGTGCATCATTTGAACTAAgattgaaactaaaataatatctttccggCTAACTtcacagaaaattttatttttgtgttttcaaaaaaaaatattaactaacaAACGTTGTAATTAGACCAACAAACAACCAACAAAcgatctgtaaaaaaaaattataaaaatgaatgttgACCGGCTAACTGTAGGGAGCTACGTCcttgtattttttacattcatgGACTGGACTCTTATAGGCTGGATTCGGAGAGCACGCTTTTAGTGCTATGAGCGTGCTTCCCAAACCCAGCCATAGCATATTTGATTTGTTGACTCTAtctaagcggggagcacacacttttgcataagcgcataacaataagcataaggaaattgattggttcattttcttatgcatacatttgtggaccaatcaatttctttatgtttatggttatgcgcttatgcaaaagtgtgtgctccccgctatataattatgcgcttatgcaaaagtgtgtgctccccgcttaactATGGGTCGAGTCGAGTCAGATCTCAAGTTCGATTTGAAACTTAATGATTCTAAACTATCATGGCGGAAAGTGGTTTATGATTGGTTTCGTGATTCATAACTTCCATCAAAAAATCTCTAACATTATTCTTGATCATCATTATCAtagaaatataagtttatattatataaaataaaaagaagagtaAGTAGTAATaacgaaaatatgataaataataatgttaaaaactcTTTGATGGACATTATGAATCACGAAACCAATCATAAACCGCTTTCCGCCATGATAGTTTAGAGTCATTGAGTTTCAAATCGAACTTGAGATCTGACTCG is a genomic window of Cataglyphis hispanica isolate Lineage 1 chromosome 5, ULB_Chis1_1.0, whole genome shotgun sequence containing:
- the LOC126849651 gene encoding uncharacterized protein LOC126849651 isoform X1 — translated: MNIIGDDPIAEMVKNIIQPSVEGLQNRFDSDYMPDDLQYSKELENEDCYQVEMLEEENLNAVTWAEWTPAKLSSEKSKELQFSNNNENNDGTDNSLSFEDIETFCTQSSSKKNCDPPTNNSSQPNLKRKKSKQLEVTSSKQNEQFYDLAQSKLELVELMKENFCKISPIQISIYQKQLEKEKLYVEILKKQLKFYEK
- the LOC126849651 gene encoding uncharacterized protein LOC126849651 isoform X2; the encoded protein is MTLLLKWSKILFSHRLKVYKIDLTAIICQMLEEENLNAVTWAEWTPAKLSSEKSKELQFSNNNENNDGTDNSLSFEDIETFCTQSSSKKNCDPPTNNSSQPNLKRKKSKQLEVTSSKQNEQFYDLAQSKLELVELMKENFCKISPIQISIYQKQLEKEKLYVEILKKQLKFYEK